TGAGGTTAAAGTCCAACAGGTGGCAGGTCCTGAGCTGGGCTCCTGGGTCCCTCAGCAGTGCCTGCAAGACATGCCCGGGGCTTCTGGGGGCCTCGGGGCCTGGGGGTGGCTGCTGCTTCTGGTGAGTGCTCCCCTAAAGGGGGCGGGCCCCTAGCACCCAGGGGAGGGGCGGTCTGGGGGCTGGACTCCTTTCTCTGGGAAACGAGTGAGCTGGGGTCCCCCCTCCTGGTTGCTGAGGCTGGAGGGGCTGATGGTTCCTcgggggagaaggagaaggagagatggTGGAGATGCCTTCACCTGAGCTCTTAGATAGCGCACAGGCTGGTGAAGGAAACACCAGGTGTCCACCAAAACAAGGTATGCTCATACACAGACAAGGTCTGGGACCCCAGCCCCTTCTCCCCCAGCCCCGGGGGTCCAGGCCCCCAGACCCTCCCCCCCTCAGACCAGGAGCCCAGGACCCCGGCCCCGAACCTCagtttctccctcccttcccagtTGTTGATTGCTTTCCTGCCCCCAGGCTTccaaggttgtaggtttcaggaagtGGAACCCATATGTTTATATCTGGGCCTTATCGCTCAAGGGAGCCCAAGCTCCTGGGTCCCAAGGCCTCCACCCCTGCCAAGCATCCAGCCTCAGGAGTAGTGATCTTtgtcccagcccagccccacagGAGGAGAGGTGACCCCTGGGTCCCTCCTCTCCCGCAAGCAGGGGAGAATCAGGGGCTGGGGTTATAGGCCTGGGAGAGTTGCCCGGAGGCCACACCTGCGCCGATGACCTGCCCTGGGGCAAGAGGTGAGTCTCAGGGCCTGATGGGCTCCTTTGGCCCCTCCCCAGGGCCTGTGCAGCTGGACCGGGAGCAGGGCGGCTGGTAAGTGACCCCTGCCTGCATTCACCTCAAAGAGGTCGAACTTCAGGCCAGCAGCCTCTTAGGGAGGGGCCCCCTGTGTGGTCGTGGTGGGCCATTGCAGGGACCCACAGGAACTGTCCCATCTGCACTCGCCACCAGAGCAGGCAGCGCTGATGGGCGAGGACCGACCTGATCCTCTGTCTGTTCCAAATTTCTCAGACCCCAGCCCAGTGAGAAGTCTGACCGTGGAGGCTCAGACCCCCAGCTCCGTCACCCTGCGCTGGGAGACCCCCGAGGGCTCAGGCCTTGGGAACTACACCTACTGGGTCCAGTGCGCTGGAGAGGGGGGCAAAAATGAGACCCGGAACACAActgccaccagcttcacagcggACGGGCTTGAGCCCGGGTCCCTGTATCACTTCTCCGTGTGGGCAGAGAAGGATGGAGTAAGCAGCTCCCCGGAGACTCTCAGTGCCTCTACAGGTAGGAGACAACCACTGTGTCCTCCCTCCCATTTCCCTGCCTTCCTTACTTCTTTCCAGTACTTCCTTCAATCCCATTCTtcattccctcccctcccctcccatcccttcctgttttagtttgtaagctgccagaatacaatataccagaaatggtgtagcttttaaaaagggaaatttattaagttgcaagcttacagttgtaaggctgtgcTAACgttcaaagtaaggcatccagagaaagataccttggttcaagaaggccgatgatgttcaggatttctctctcaagtgaaaaggtgCATGGTAACGTCTTCTTCTctaacagcttccccagggctatGTCTGTTctcttggctctgttggttctagtggctctaaagctttttccaaaatggttcccttttaaagggctccagtaagcaacccaaccttgaatgggtggagatatatctccttggaaaccatctaatcaaaagttaccacccacattgggtgggtcatatctccacaggaacaataaaaaagattccacccagagagctcagagccaatagagagagaacctacagaaatgacagagccaacagaaacttcagagcagagctgacagatgaCAATACTTAGAAAAGAGacacatggatgtttagagatgtttggagcccagtagacattgtcatgagatattaagcaagccagaacctggagacagccaggggaagcccagagatgaaggccagccccagagaagcaaagtgaggagcccccacaggaacagaggctgaaagcaatggagcccaggagcaaggggtcagcagatgccagtcacgtgccttcccagcgaGCAGGGTTGTTCCTGACCCCtcaaccttccttgagttaagatatctttacctggatgccttagtttggacattttaataggcttagaactgtaaacttgtagcttacataaattcttttttaaaaagccgttccagttctggtatattgcacttcggcagcttgtaaactaacacagGAGGATAAGgtgtaaaattaattgggtagatttaaataccaatggtcaatgagaggaaggggtataGGTATGGGATgaatgaggtttttctttttttgttttatttctttttctggagtgatataaatgttctaaaaatgagcgTGGTGATGAAgacacactatgtgatgatactgtgagccattgattatacaccatgtatggccTGTATGCACGGCGTGTATGcatgtgaagatctgtcaataaaaatatttaaaaaaaaaaaagaaagattccacccagcaatattgaatgaggattgaaggacatggcttttctggggtacactacagattcaaactggcacacctcccTTACCTCCCTctgttccttcctttcttcatttcttttttctttcctttcttcctccttttttccttcccttccctccctccctccctcccttccttcctccctcctctaaGAGACGTGGTAGAACCAACAGCAGAACATGGCAGGTTCTCCAGCTAAAAGCCTTCTTGGGGTTCATTGGCCAGACGTTCATGGAGCCCACAGGAGAAGCCTGGTCACTCTTGGGACCACTGGCtcaggaactggagaaaaaagtGTCTATAGGGCCTCCAACTTCTGAAATGAGATCAACCAGTTCTAAAGCTCTCTAGAATCTAGAGCAAAATACTAGGGAATATCTCTCCTTAGCATCCAGAGCTGTACTGGGGCAGGGCACGGTCCCTGAGCTCTGGGGTCAGGTGGGGTGGTGGGCACTGGGGAAAGTGAAGCTGACTCTCAGTCCTTCCTCCCACTTTCCAAGTGGGTCATGGTCTTGAGGGTGAGGCTCAGACATCCCCACATCTCAAAGTGTGGTTCATGGACCAGCAGCATCGGCCTCACCTGGGAGTCTGTGAGAGATGCGGGGAGTCTGTGAGAGATGCGGAGACTCAGGGCCCTCTAGACTAACTGAGTCATTCTCTGCCATTCACGAGGCCACAGTGGTTTGTAGCACGTAGAGTTCAAGAACACAGGGCTGGTTCAACGTGGTCCAATAGAAACTTAACATGAGCCATATAGGTAAGTCTAGATGTTCTGGCAACTGCATTAAAAGGTAAAAGAAACAGGTgagattaattttcatttattttacttaaaccAATATATCAAAAGTATTTTCGAGTCAATACACAAATTTTTTAGAGTATATTAAAGAGATATTCTACATACTTTATTTCATATCAGTCTTCACAATGTGGTGTCTGCTTTACACTTGGACACATCTCCCTTTGGACAAGTCCCATTTCAAGAGCTCAGTGTCCACTTGTGGTAGCTTGTGGATGTGATATTTGATGGGGCACATGTAGACCACCAGCCAACACCTACCGGGTCCAGAGCttaagaaagggatggaaaattTGAGAACCAGAAACCAAAACTGATTTCTCTCTTGCCCCACTCTTCAGCCCCCAATGCAGTGAGAAGTCTGACCGTGGAGGCTCAGACCCCCAGCTCCATCACCCTGCGCTGGGAGACCCCCGAGGGCTCAGGCCTTGGGAACTACACCTACTGGGTCCAGTGCGCTGGAGAGGGGGGCAAAAATGAGACCCGGAACACAActgccaccagcttcacagcggACGGGCTTGAGCCCGGGTCCCGGTATCACTTCTCCGTGTGGGCAGAGAAGGATGGAGTAAGCAGCTCCCCGGAGACTCTCAGTGCCTCTACAGGTAGGAGACAACCACTgtgtcctccctccctccctccttccttccttcaaggGTCAAGGCAGGTGGTGGTTGAGAACCAACAGGAGAACATGGCAGGCTCTCCAGCCCAGCCCCTTCTTGGGGTACAATGAACCTGACACCCATAGAGCTCGCTGGAGAAAACCAGCCACCTGTGGCACTATTGGTTCAGGAGATGGAGGAAAAAATGTCTGTAGAGTATCAGCTTCTGAAGTGGGGCAGGCAGGGTCTAGGGTTCCCTAGAATCTAGACCATAATACTAGGGAATATCTCTCCTTAGCATCCAGAGCTACTGGGGCAGGGCACGGTCCCTGAGCTCTGGGGCAGGTGGGGTGGTGGGCACTGGGGGAAGTGAAGCTGACTCTCCATCCCTCCTCCCACTTTCCAAGTGGGTCACGGTCTTGAGGGTGAGGCTCGGACCATCCCcacttctcaaagtgtggtccacgGACCAGCAGCATCGCCTCACCTGGAAGCCTGTGAGAGATGCGGAGACTCAGGGCCTCTAGACTCACCGAGTCATTCTCTACCATTCACGAGGCCCCAGTGGTTTGTAGCATGTAGAGTTCAAGGGCACGGGGCTGGATCAGAGAGGCCCAATAGAAATACAACGTAAGCCACATAGGTAAGAGTAGGTATTCTGACAgctgcattaaaaaaaggaaaaagaaacaggtatgattaactttcatatattttgtttaaactaatatatgaaaagtattttcaagTCAATAATCAAATTTTTTACACTATTAAAGAGATAttctatattctttatttcttatcaACCTTCACAATTTGGTGTCTACACTCGGACACATCTCACCTTAGACAAGCCCATTTTGAAAGCTCAGTGTTCACTTGTGGTAGTTCGTGGCTGTCACATGCGATGGGGCACATGTAGACCACCAGCCAACACCTACCGGGTCCAGAGCttaagaaagggatggaaaattTGAGAACCAGAAACCAAAACTGATTCCTCTCTTGCCCCACTCTTCAGCCCCCAATGCAGTGAGAAGTCTGACCGTGGAGGCTCAGACCCCCAGCTCCGTCACCCTGCGCTGGGAGACCCCCGAGGGCTCAGGCCTTGGGAACTACACCTACTGGGTCCAGTGTGCTGGAGAGGGGGGCAAAAATGAGACCCGGAACACAActgccaccagcttcacagcggACGGGCTTGAGCCCGGGTCCCTGTATCACTTCTCCGTGTGGGCAGAGAAGGATGGAGTGAACAGCTCCCCGGAGACTCTCAGTGCCTCTACAGGTAGGAGACAACCACTgagtccttccttccctcctccctccctcccttcttccttccttccttccttccagcgTCGTGGTAGGCTGTGATTGAGAACCAACAGGAGAACAGAGAACCAGCATGCTCTTAGCCCCATGCCTGCTTGGGGGACATTGAACATGATGCTCACAGAGCTCACTGGAGAAGACCAGCCACCTCCTGGGACTATTGATTCAGGAGATGGAGAACGAGCTGTCTGTAGGGCATCCAACTTCTGAAATGAGGGCAGGCAGGGTCTAGGGTTCCCTAGAATCCAGACCATAATACTAGGGAATATCTCTCCTTAGGAACCAGAGCTGCACTGGGGCCAGGGCATAGTCCCTGAGctctggggtgaggtggggtggtcGTCACTAGGGAAAGTGGAAACTGCCTCTCTGTTCCTCCTACCACTTTCTGAATGGGTCATGGTCTTGAGAAGGGAGGATTGGCCTATCCACACTTcttaaagtgtggtccctgggccAGCAGGAGTAGCCTCACCTGGCAGCCTGTTAGAGATGCGAAAACTCAGGGCCCTCTGTAGACTGAGTCTTTCTCTCCCATCGCACAAGCCCCCTCATTTGTATGCACATTAGAGTTCAAGCATGTCCAACATTGTCCAACAGAGACATGATGTTAGCCACACATGTAATTTTTGAAATTCTGGCAGctgtgttaaaaaaaaggaaataagcaggtgagattaatttttttcatattgacaGAATTTATATGCAGAAACTTAGTACTTATTTCTCTTCATTATTTAGTTTTCCTTTGAGCTGATTTTGTATGTTCTGCCTAGTATAAGTCCTCTGTAATAACTTCAACTTCAAGAGTTGAGTCAAGACAATCTTCATCATCTTCTAGTGGAATATCTTCTAGTGTTTCATTGACTACTTCTGTACCTTCATCTGTTGAGGCACTAGAAGTACCTGGAGGACCTGAAGGGGAGTTGGATGGTGTTGATGGAAAACCTTCCCCTGAGAGCTGTAGACCAGGAGGAAGGCTTCCTCCACAGTGCCCCAGGGTCTGCCTACCAGCTGGACTTTCCCCCTGAACAGTTTCGGTACCACTTCAGAAGCTGCAACCTCAAAACCCATGTGGACCAGTTGGTCagtgttttcctttcttgatgGCTGCTGGTGTCAGGATCGGGGTCATTTGGCAACCCCACCCCCCCATCTGAGGATTGCTGGAGGAGTCTTCAGGACTTCATCCAGATTTCGGCTTGCCCGATGGAAGGCTCTTTTGGCTGCCTGAGTGGAGTAGCCCATTCCTTTCAAAGAGTTGATGTTCTCCAGGTggcatcttttcttcttttttacctctTACCTTATTTCAGCCAGTTCCTCTCTGTGGGCACTAATAAGCATGGCCGAGTGATCCAGGTTTCTATCACATTCTCATAGGCTGAAAGCCCAGCGGCAACAAATTGTGAACTTACGATGGGCCGACATTCAGTACCTTAAAGAGTTGACCTGCCTTGTTGAGATACGCACAAGCCTCTTCACCATTTCTACTGGGACAGTTTCGAATATCTCAAAGCATGTAAaatcttaagaaccactcctttTCCCCATAATTTCCTTTTATGGAGACTCCTCTCTGATGATTTTCTCCATAACAATTTTTTAAGCATTCTTTggaccaagttttttttttttcctgcatcatCAAGGCATTCCAGTTTATCCAAGCAGATGTAACACCATACTATATCCAGCTGGGGCACTGCATAGTCATCTACTGAATGAATTTACTAGTTCTCTGCAACACTCACAGAAACTTTTTCAGCATCCAATAGACATGGCAATGTTATcccatattcttttctttccagaaCAGCTCTGCCCTTATTATAATACCCCAAAGCTAACATAAGGGCTTTTCTTTCTTATGGGGTATCTTTCTTATAAccattttcatataattttcttgtAGGTAATCCAAGGTATCAATTCTTGTAGACCTCAGTTCCCTGGCAGTGACGTGCAGTAGAGTCTCCAACAGGTTTTTCCTATCATTTCTTAGTCTTGGAGGTAAAAATACCTCAATTGTGGcaattcttgtttctttgtaattttcatttcctgttcCACGTTCAATTGCTTTGCAAAGCATTTCCTCTGTTATTTTTTCAATCTCGTTTTCACAGCATTCTAGCTTGCCAGAGTATTTCTTAGCAGGGTCCTTCAGTGCTGAATGACCTTCTTTATTTTCACCTTTATACGGAGGTTTCCGAAGTTGAATTCCAACTTCCCTCAAACCTAGGTGCATTTtgcttgaagatatttcctttgtgCCGCCCTGCGTGCCCTACCCTTTACTTTTGCTTCCAGTGAATCTGGCCCCCCCTCTGCTGTTGCACAGCCCCCTGCACCCAGGAGaaagggtgggggggggcagggcagCGGGTAGgattaattttgatatattttagttAAACCactattccaaaatattttttatttaatattcaatGTTTTTAAGTATCAGTGAGATAAACTACAATCTTTATTTCATCAATTCTTCACGACTTGGTGTCTGCTTTACACTTGGACACATCTTACCTTGGACAAGCTCATTTGAGAGCTCAGTGTCCACTTGTGGTAGCTCGAGGCTGTCACATGCGATGGGGCACGTGTAGACCACCAGCCAACACCTACCGGGTCCAGAGCttaagaaagggatggaaaattTGAGAACCAGAAACCAAAACTGATTCCTCTCTTGCCCCACTCTTCAGCCCCCAATGCAGTGAGAAGGCTGACCGTGGAGGCTCAGACCCCCAGCTCCGTCACCCTGCGCTGGGAGACCCCCGAGGGCTCAGGCCTTGGGAACTACACCTACTGGGTCCAGTGCACTGGAGAGGGGGGCAAAAATGAGACCCGGAACACAActgccaccagcttcacagcggACGGGCTTGAGCCCGGGTCCCTGTATCACTTCTCCGTGTGGGCAGAGAAGGATGGAGTAAGCAGCTCCCCGAAAACTCTCAGTGCCTCTACAGGTAGGAGACAACCACtgtgtccttccttccttcctcatttaAGGGACATGGTAAGCTGTGGTTGAGAACCAACAGGAGAACATGGCAGGTTCTGCAGCCCACAGTCTTCTTGGGGTTCATTGAGCCAGACACTTACGGATCTCACAGGAGAAGACTGGCCGCTCCTGGGGTCATTGGCtcaggaactggaggaaaaagtATATAGAAACTCCAGCTTCTGACATTAGATCAGTCAGTTCTAGGGCTCCCTAGAAACTAGACCAAAATACTAGGGAATATCTCTCCTTAGCATCCAGAGCTACTGGGGCAGGGCACGGTCCCTGAGCTCTGGGGCAGGTGGGGTGGTGGGCACTGGGGGAAGTGAAGCTGACTCTCCGTCCCTCCTCCCACTTTCCAAGTGGGTCACGGTCTTGAGGGTGAGGCTTGGACCATCCCcacttctcaaagtgtggtccacgGACCAGCAGCATCGCCTCACCTGGAAGCCTGTGAGAGATGCGGAGACTCAGGGCCTCTAGACTAACCGAGTCATTCTCTACCATTCACGAGGCCCCAGTGGTTTGTAGCATGTAGAGTTCAAGGGCACGGGGCTGGATCAGAGAGGCCCAATAGAAACACAACGTAAGCCACATAGGTAAGAGTAGGTATTCTGACAgctgcattaaaaaaaggaaaaagaaacaggtatgattaactttcatatattttgtttaaactaatatatgaaaagtattttcaagTCAATAATCAAATTTTTTACACTATTAAAGAGATATTCtatattctttgtttcttatcaATCTTCACAATTTGGTGTCTACACTCGGACACATCTCACCTTAGACAAGCCCATTTTGAAAGCTCAGTGTTCACTTGTGGTAGTTCGTGGCTGTCACATGCGATGGGGCACGTGTAGACCACCAGTCAACACCTACCGGGTCCAGAGCttaagaaagggatggaaaattTGAGAACCAGAAACCAAAACTGATTCCTCTCTTGCCCCACTCTTCAGCCCCCAATGCAGTGAGAAGGCTGACCGTGGAGGCTCAGACCCCCAGCTCCGTCACCCTGCGCTGGGAGACCCCCGAGGGCTCAGGCCTTGGGAACTACACCTACTGGGTCCAGTGCACTGGAGAGGGGGGCAAAAATGAGACCCGGAACACAActgccaccagcttcacagcggACGGGCTTGAGCCCGGGTCCCTGTATCACTTCTCCGTGTGGGCAGAGAAGGATGGGGTGCAGAGCTCCAAGCAGACCTTCAGCCACTCCACAGGTGAGAGGCAGCACCGTGCTTGGGCTGTTTGCGTGAAAGCTTAAGACCTGGCCTGGACAGACCCTCCCCGAACCCGGGCCTCTGAGTCTTTAAGCCAGTGAAGGAGACCTGAGTCCACAGGTGGGATGTGGCACCGCTGGGGGCTGGCTTTGCCCACGGAAAGCAGAGTGCAACTAGGGGCCCCTGCCACTGAGTGTGGGGCTGCAGCCCCCGTCATTAGGAGTGTGTCTTCCAGGCAGGGCTGCACAAGGTCAGAGCACGTCCTGGGGTGCGTGGGAATGCAGACACGTGGGGTCCCTGACTCTGTCGCCTCTGCCACTGCCTAGCCAAGTGTCAGTCTCCACTCTTTCACCTTGAAGTGGACAGCCCTCCTGGGCCAGCCTTCCCGTCACCCCTGGGAGGGAGCAGGGTGGGGAGTGTTGCGGACTCCTGTGACATGCACGGTGCTCAGGTGACCCTACCTGGTCCCACGGGGCATCAGGCTCGGAGGAATGACCAGGGGTGTCATTCCTCATGGGCCAGGGCTCTCCACAGAGGGGACCATCTCACTGACCCTTGGGAGATGGCATCGTTGGTGAGTAAGAGGGTCCCTGACCACTCAGCACTGCTCTCAGGACCCAGTAAAGTCaaagcttgttctagtttgctagctgccagaacacaatattaCCAGatacagaacggcttttaaaaaggggaatttaataagttgctagtttacagttctaaggtcgagaaaatgtcccaattaaaacaagtctatagaaatgtccaatcaaaggcatccagggaaagataccttggttccagaaggctgatgaagttcagggtttctctctcagctggaagggcacatggtgaacgcggcgtcatctgctagcttcctctcctggcttccggtttcatgaagcaccccgggaggtgttttccttcttcatccccaaaggtcgctggcttgtggactctgcttcatggtgctgcagcattctctgctctctccaaatctctttcattctccaaaatatttcctcttttataggactccagaaacttatcaaggcccacccaaatgggtggagacatgttgtcacctaatccagtttaacaaccactcttgattaaatcacatctccagggaggcgatctgattagtttcaaacatacagtactgaatagggattattctgcctttgcgaaatgggattttgattaaaacatggcttttctagggtccatacgtcctttcaaaccagcacacattagCTGGACGCTAACACAGGGCTTGTCCCGTGAATTAGATGAGTGGGGAGGTGGTGCCCGTGCCTGGAGGAGCTACCCAGGTCCCACCCCCAGGGGCTGGGAGTCTAGGCCTTTGCCGTTTGGACCACGAGGAATAGTGTGGGCAGCTCTGTGTGGAAACCTGCTGTGTCCCAAAGTGGGAAAGGGCCGTGTCCTGGGCTGGCTGTGGGAGAAGGGGTGCAGGGCTGCCTCCAGGACAGGGAGAGCCGAGGGTTTCCAGGCCCCACCAGGGCCTGGGCTTCTGTTTCTGTGTTCTGCCCTCCTTAGCACCTCGAGCCTTCGGTGGCTGGGGCATCGCAGCTTTGCTTCGAGGGTGGCATGGGCGGGCATGGGTACAAGGGTCCTTGAGGACTTGTCCCCCTTAAAGCCCTAATCCGCCCTTCTCAGCTCCCAATGAAGTCACAGATTTGAAGAACGAAACTCAGACCAACGACTCGGTCTCCCTGAGTTGGAAGCCCCCTGCAGGTCCTGACTCTCAGCCCTACCTATACCGGGTCCAGTGGGTGCCACATCCCCACAGAGAGCAGGTCAACTGGACAGGTGAGACCAATGCCACCTGGTATGTGGTAACGGCCCTGGAGCCCGGGACCCTGTACACCTTCAGCGTGCGGGCGGAGAGGAACAGCGTAGCCAGCTCCGCACAGAGCCTCCGGGCGTCCACAGGTGAGATGGGTCTTCCTTTGCCCAGGTGACTTGGCTCAGGTCAGATCTGCAGCGCCAGGTGGCCAGTGGACTACAAACCCCATCAGGCCATGAGGCAGTTGCCATGTGCGCCTTGCCTACACAGAGCCCGGGGGTTCATGGGAGTTGTAGTTTGAGGGAAGCTATGTGTGACCCATTTGGAGAGAATAACAGATGGGCGAAGATGAGCTATTTTGATTTGGGGGCGGAAGGGATGGGCTAGTTCTCAGAGAATTGGCACGATGGGTGGGCTGAGGGCAGAAAGCCTCTCACCAACTCCTCTCGTTCCTTCTGCCCAGCCCCAGGTCCCGTCACCATCACCTCCTGCGTCAGCACCTCGGGGGGCTATGGTGTCACCCTGACCTGGTCCTGCCCCGAGGGAGGTTTTGAGGCCTTCACCTTGGAGGTGGGCGGCCAGCAGGAGATCCAGGTCAGGTCATCATGCGAGAGCGGCGCGTCCGTGTGGGGCCTCCAGCCGGCTCGGTCCTACCCAGCCACCATCAGTGCCACCTGGGCTGGCCTGAGGGGCCCCTCTGCCTCTGGGACCTGCCACACCGAGAGTGCAGGCGAGTCCAATCCCACAGGATGGAACTGCCGCTGGGTCCCATCACGCTCGTCATGAGAGCGTCTCACCCCACCAGTGGAGTTCTTTGTGTGTTTATCTTTTTCTCGGTTTTACAAACCAttctattgagatataattcacatgacATACTATTCACCCACTTAAAGTGAAAAATACGCTGTTTTTTAGTGTCACAGTGCTGTGCATCCAGCAGCACAAGCAACTTTAGAACACgtccattactccaaaaaaaccCTGCATTTTCCTTAGCATCACCCGCTAATCATCCCATTCCCCAAAGCCCTGGGCAATCactcactttctgtctctatagattttcctATTCTAGATGTTTCATAAAAAGGGACTCTTACACGTGGTCCCGTGACTGTCCTTGGTCACTTGGCACGATGTCTCCAGGTTCACCCAAGCTGTAGCACGCATCAGCATGTCACTCCTTTTCATGGCGGAATGAAATTCCACTGCACGGATAGATCCCATCTTGTGTACCCATCCGCCAGTTGATGtacatttatttctgccttttggttattgtgaatagtgcttcCATGAACATTCCTGTACAAGTTTTTGTGGGAacctatgttttcatttctcctgggtatatactcaGGAGAATTGTTGGATTATATGGTGACTCTGTGTTTAACCCTTTGAGGAATTGCcaggctgttttccaaagtggctgcactgtATTGCATCACACTCAGGAAGGCCCCAACCATGCCCCGTTACTGTGGCCACAGACCTCACTGGGTCCCAGTCCTTGGGACCGTCAATTCCTAGGCATGAGGGCCCCTTATAAAGTCAGGTCTCCAATATGGCTAGAGACTGTAGGTCGAAGCAATGATAAATGGGCATGTTTCCAGATCAGGCTGCACTGGACCCCATTCGGGCGGTGTCTGTCCCCTACCACAAGGGAAGTCTGGGCAGAGCCTCTGGTCTGATTCTGCAGGAGTGGGCTTGGGAGGGCACCCAGCCTCCCCGCCCAGCTCCCTGGACAAGCAGCCTCACCCTCAGAACCAGGGGTGCTGAGGGGCAGCCCAGGCTGCATGGCTGATGGAGACGAGGCACTGGCTTGAGTCTACCCACAACCAGGCATCTGGGGATAGATCCTGGGAGAGCTGTGCCCATGAGAGCAGAGGCTCCACTGGGCCTCCCTGGGTCCTGTTCCTGGGGAGCCCTCGCACGGGCAGGGAAGATCCCTGAGAAGATGAGGTCTCGGATCCAGGGGGTGCTCTTGGCTCTCTGGGTGGAGGCTGAGAAGCTGCTCCATATCCTGCAAcacacagga
The genomic region above belongs to Tamandua tetradactyla isolate mTamTet1 chromosome 16, mTamTet1.pri, whole genome shotgun sequence and contains:
- the PTPRH gene encoding receptor-type tyrosine-protein phosphatase H, which translates into the protein MRGRAGPRPLPGNLHFLLLPFLPGLQPHHWAGKREILEVKVQQVAGPELGSWVPQQCLQDMPGASGGLGAWGWLLLLGLCSWTGSRAADPSPVRSLTVEAQTPSSVTLRWETPEGSGLGNYTYWVQCAGEGGKNETRNTTATSFTADGLEPGSLYHFSVWAEKDGVSSSPETLSASTAPNAVRSLTVEAQTPSSITLRWETPEGSGLGNYTYWVQCAGEGGKNETRNTTATSFTADGLEPGSRYHFSVWAEKDGVSSSPETLSASTAPNAVRSLTVEAQTPSSVTLRWETPEGSGLGNYTYWVQCAGEGGKNETRNTTATSFTADGLEPGSLYHFSVWAEKDGVNSSPETLSASTAPNAVRRLTVEAQTPSSVTLRWETPEGSGLGNYTYWVQCTGEGGKNETRNTTATSFTADGLEPGSLYHFSVWAEKDGVSSSPKTLSASTAPNAVRRLTVEAQTPSSVTLRWETPEGSGLGNYTYWVQCTGEGGKNETRNTTATSFTADGLEPGSLYHFSVWAEKDGVQSSKQTFSHSTAPNEVTDLKNETQTNDSVSLSWKPPAGPDSQPYLYRVQWVPHPHREQVNWTGETNATWYVVTALEPGTLYTFSVRAERNSVASSAQSLRASTAPGPVTITSCVSTSGGYGVTLTWSCPEGGFEAFTLEVGGQQEIQVRSSCESGASVWGLQPARSYPATISATWAGLRGPSASGTCHTESAGVIAGAIVGVLLFLILVGLLIFFLKRRKKKSQEKAPARELVFSFPEDIPAEGFADWVREKEKDSNYGFAEEYQQLALESHNETQAVASAPENSAKNRYRNVLPYDGSRVPLKPLRGQPGSDYINASFLKGLYGTQEFIAAQGPLPNTVGDFWRLVWEQQSRSLVMLTNCVESSQVKCELYWPLDTQPCTHGCLQVELVGEDVQEYWTVRNLQLLHTEEQKTLSVCQFHYTAWPDHGVPHSPDPLLAFWKMIRQWLDQVAGGGPTIVHCSAGVGRTGTFIALDTSLRQLQSEGLLGPFNLVRKMRESRPLMVQTEAQYVFLHRCILRFLQQAEKYATYEAPPDLVYENTAAIQAHEWET